A single region of the Streptomyces sp. ITFR-16 genome encodes:
- a CDS encoding enoyl-CoA hydratase-related protein, translating into MTVTLEVSGGVGTIRLARPPMNALDVATQDRLRELAEEASGRDDVRAVVLYGGEKVFAAGADIKEMQAMDHAAMVVRSKALQDSFTAVARIPKPVVAAVTGYALGGGCELALCADFRIAGDNAKLGQPEIMLGLIPGAGGTQRLARLVGPAKAKDLIFTGRHVKAEEALSMGLVDRVVPAAEVYEQARAWAAALAKGPALALRAAKEAVDAGLETDLDTGLTIERTWFAGLFATEDRERGMRSFVEEGPGKAKFL; encoded by the coding sequence ATGACCGTAACCCTCGAAGTAAGCGGCGGCGTCGGCACGATCCGGCTGGCGCGCCCGCCGATGAACGCCCTGGACGTCGCGACCCAGGACCGGCTGCGCGAGCTCGCCGAAGAGGCGTCCGGGCGTGACGACGTGCGTGCCGTGGTGCTCTACGGCGGCGAGAAGGTGTTCGCGGCCGGCGCGGACATCAAGGAGATGCAGGCGATGGACCACGCGGCGATGGTCGTGCGGTCCAAGGCGCTCCAGGACTCCTTCACCGCGGTGGCCAGGATCCCCAAGCCCGTCGTCGCCGCCGTCACCGGCTACGCGCTCGGCGGCGGCTGCGAGCTGGCCCTCTGTGCCGACTTCCGGATCGCCGGCGACAACGCCAAGCTGGGCCAGCCCGAGATCATGCTCGGCCTCATCCCGGGCGCGGGCGGCACTCAGCGGCTCGCCCGGCTGGTGGGCCCCGCCAAGGCCAAGGACCTCATCTTCACCGGCCGCCATGTGAAGGCCGAGGAGGCGCTGTCCATGGGGCTGGTGGACCGGGTGGTGCCCGCCGCCGAGGTGTACGAGCAGGCGCGCGCCTGGGCCGCCGCGCTGGCGAAGGGCCCGGCGCTCGCGCTGCGCGCCGCCAAGGAGGCCGTGGACGCCGGGCTGGAGACGGACCTCGACACGGGTCTCACGATCGAGCGGACCTGGTTCGCCGGGCTGTTCGCCACGGAGGACCGCGAGCGCGGAATGCGCAGCTTTGTGGAAGAGGGACCGGGCAAGGCCAAATTCCTCTGA
- a CDS encoding Ig-like domain-containing protein, translating into MNHVAKKTGASGATVPARSGLLAVLAVLAVLTGCSGTDSIIGGKPRSPQEAIRVTPRDGADDVGADDRVEVRVPDGRLESVRVTRIEDAQKQEVRGLIAKDGRSWSPQGEAGRLGLAAKYSVDAVAVDGSGHRSARHTTFTTAVPEHRFIGYFKPENRSTVGTGMIVSFEFNRPVTRRAAVERAIRITSDPAVEVAGHWFGKDRLDFRPAAYWAPGTEVTVEVGLRDVEGAEGVYGSQRKTVRFTVGREQVSRVDAAAHTMEVRQDGRLVSTVPITAGSPTTTTYNGRMVVSEMHDVTRMDGRTVGFGGEYDIKDVPHAIRLTKSGTFLHGNYWSDESVFGSQNVSHGCIGLRDVQGGSGATPAGWFFDRTLIGDVVEVVNSEDKRVAPDNGLSGWNLNWSQWKAGSALR; encoded by the coding sequence GTGAATCACGTTGCGAAGAAGACAGGGGCGAGCGGAGCCACCGTGCCGGCCCGGTCGGGACTGCTCGCGGTCCTGGCCGTACTGGCTGTTCTGACCGGCTGCTCGGGTACGGATTCGATCATCGGCGGGAAGCCGAGGTCGCCGCAGGAGGCGATCCGGGTCACCCCGCGGGACGGCGCCGACGACGTCGGGGCGGACGACCGGGTGGAGGTGCGGGTCCCCGACGGGCGGCTGGAGAGCGTCCGGGTGACCCGGATCGAGGACGCGCAGAAGCAGGAGGTGCGGGGCCTGATCGCGAAGGACGGCCGCTCCTGGAGCCCGCAGGGCGAGGCGGGCCGGCTCGGGCTCGCCGCCAAGTACAGCGTCGACGCGGTGGCCGTGGACGGATCCGGGCACCGATCGGCCCGGCACACCACCTTCACCACGGCGGTCCCCGAGCACCGCTTCATCGGCTACTTCAAGCCGGAGAACCGCTCGACCGTCGGCACCGGCATGATCGTCTCCTTCGAGTTCAACCGCCCGGTGACCCGTCGGGCGGCGGTGGAGCGCGCCATCCGGATCACCTCCGACCCGGCGGTCGAGGTGGCGGGCCACTGGTTCGGCAAGGACCGGCTGGACTTCCGCCCGGCCGCCTACTGGGCGCCGGGCACCGAGGTCACCGTCGAGGTCGGGCTGCGCGATGTCGAGGGCGCGGAGGGGGTGTACGGCAGCCAGCGCAAGACCGTCAGGTTCACCGTGGGCCGGGAGCAGGTGTCCCGGGTGGACGCGGCCGCGCACACGATGGAGGTGCGTCAGGACGGCCGGCTGGTCTCCACGGTCCCGATCACCGCGGGGTCCCCGACGACGACCACGTACAACGGGAGGATGGTCGTCAGCGAGATGCACGACGTGACGCGGATGGACGGCCGGACGGTCGGCTTCGGCGGCGAGTACGACATCAAGGACGTCCCGCACGCGATCCGGCTGACCAAGTCCGGGACCTTCCTGCACGGCAACTACTGGTCCGACGAGTCCGTCTTCGGCTCGCAGAACGTCAGCCACGGCTGCATCGGGCTGCGCGACGTACAGGGCGGCAGCGGCGCCACCCCGGCCGGCTGGTTCTTCGACCGGACGCTGATCGGGGACGTGGTGGAGGTCGTCAACTCCGAGGACAAGCGGGTCGCCCCGGACAACGGACTGAGCGGCTGGAACCTGAACTGGAGCCAGTGGAAGGCGGGCTCGGCCCTTCGCTGA
- a CDS encoding ABC transporter ATP-binding protein translates to MTSTTTGRPAEPGGGDRDEQGAGPAAAAADGAPSPGAPQEPAGGAFDRDDLPAPRGATRDLLASLLRPMRARVTAAALFLLIQQAAVQAGPLLVAYAIDSGVPAFRDEDYGPLIAVALGYALCSAGAGAMQYAFIRTSTRVNQDVLLDLRGRIFRHAQSLSVDFHERYTSGRLISRSTTDVESLRELLSEGLQELIGVVLSFVSISLMLLWLDLGTGAVAVLSFVPLYLLVRLYQRRAGVIFAARSTAIAAVIVKFAETMNGIRPVRAFRREPVNDEAFRELNERHRRTNGDAMLENARYVVGSRLVANTAVAGIVLWGAYRVASGSLALGVLAAVVLYLRRLYDPIDRLSMFLNSYQSAAASLHKIAGLLAQTPTVPEPLEPRELPALRGGHRGREVVFDSVGFAYRTGGEVLPRFDLTLRAGRTVAVVGSTGAGKSTLAKLLARFYDPSEGRILLDGVDLRDLATPELRRGVVMVTQEAFLFSGTVAENIAIGRPDASREEIEQAARAIGAHDFIAGLPEGYDTDVRKRGGRISAGQRQLVAFARALLADPAVLILDEATSSLDIPGERAVQRAMDTVLHGRTAVVIAHRLSTVEIADRVLVMEHGRIVEDGAPADLIGGTGRFAGLHRAWRESLA, encoded by the coding sequence ATGACGAGCACCACGACCGGACGCCCGGCGGAACCGGGCGGCGGCGACCGGGACGAGCAGGGGGCCGGACCGGCCGCGGCAGCGGCGGACGGGGCCCCTTCCCCGGGCGCACCACAGGAGCCCGCGGGCGGGGCCTTCGACCGCGACGACCTGCCCGCTCCGCGCGGCGCCACGCGCGACCTGCTCGCCTCCCTGCTGCGGCCGATGCGCGCCCGGGTGACGGCCGCGGCGCTGTTCCTGCTGATCCAGCAGGCGGCGGTGCAGGCGGGGCCGTTGCTCGTGGCCTACGCCATCGACAGCGGGGTGCCCGCGTTCCGGGACGAGGACTACGGGCCGCTGATCGCCGTGGCCCTGGGCTACGCCCTCTGCTCGGCCGGCGCCGGCGCCATGCAGTACGCCTTCATCCGGACTTCCACCCGGGTCAACCAGGACGTGCTGCTCGATCTGCGCGGCCGGATCTTCCGCCACGCGCAGTCGCTCAGCGTGGACTTCCACGAGCGGTACACCTCCGGGCGGCTCATCTCACGCTCCACCACGGATGTGGAGTCGCTGCGGGAGCTGCTCAGCGAGGGCCTCCAGGAACTGATCGGGGTCGTCCTCTCCTTCGTCTCCATCTCGCTGATGCTCCTCTGGCTGGACCTCGGCACCGGAGCGGTCGCGGTGCTCTCCTTCGTACCGCTGTATCTGCTGGTACGGCTCTACCAGCGGCGGGCCGGAGTGATCTTCGCGGCCCGGTCGACGGCGATCGCGGCGGTCATCGTGAAGTTCGCGGAGACGATGAACGGGATCCGTCCCGTGCGGGCCTTCCGCCGCGAGCCCGTCAACGACGAGGCGTTCCGGGAGCTGAACGAGCGGCACCGGCGCACGAACGGCGACGCGATGCTGGAGAACGCGCGTTATGTCGTCGGGTCCCGGCTGGTCGCCAACACCGCCGTGGCCGGCATCGTGCTGTGGGGTGCCTACCGCGTCGCGTCCGGCAGCCTGGCGCTCGGGGTGCTGGCCGCGGTGGTCCTGTATCTGCGGCGGCTCTACGACCCCATCGACCGGCTGAGCATGTTCCTGAACTCCTATCAGTCGGCAGCGGCCTCCCTGCACAAGATCGCCGGGCTGCTGGCGCAGACGCCCACGGTGCCCGAGCCGCTGGAGCCCCGGGAGCTGCCCGCGCTGCGGGGCGGACACCGGGGCCGCGAGGTGGTCTTCGACTCGGTGGGCTTCGCCTACCGCACGGGCGGCGAGGTGCTGCCCCGCTTCGATCTGACGCTGCGCGCGGGCCGGACGGTCGCCGTGGTCGGTTCGACGGGCGCGGGCAAGTCGACGCTGGCCAAGCTGCTGGCCCGGTTCTACGACCCGAGCGAGGGCCGGATTCTGCTGGACGGCGTCGACCTGCGTGATCTGGCCACCCCCGAGCTGCGGCGCGGGGTCGTCATGGTGACGCAGGAGGCGTTCCTGTTCTCGGGCACGGTCGCGGAGAACATCGCGATCGGCCGCCCGGACGCGAGCCGCGAGGAGATCGAACAGGCGGCCAGGGCGATCGGCGCACACGACTTCATCGCCGGTCTGCCCGAGGGGTACGACACGGACGTGCGCAAGCGGGGCGGCCGGATCTCGGCCGGCCAGCGCCAACTGGTCGCGTTCGCCAGGGCCCTGCTCGCCGATCCGGCGGTCCTGATCCTGGACGAGGCGACGAGTTCGCTGGACATCCCGGGCGAGCGGGCGGTGCAGCGGGCGATGGACACCGTGCTGCACGGCCGCACGGCGGTGGTGATCGCCCACCGGCTGTCGACCGTGGAGATCGCGGACCGGGTCCTGGTGATGGAGCACGGCCGCATCGTGGAGGACGGCGCCCCGGCCGACCTGATCGGCGGCACCGGCCGGTTCGCCGGTCTGCACCGCGCCTGGCGCGAGAGCCTGGCCTGA
- the glgX gene encoding glycogen debranching protein GlgX encodes MSSAAEQETVPKTDTTPAGTEAERLAAGPGQRRPVVWPGAPMPLGARFRVGPDGVAGTNFALWAGGAEAVDLCLFDEDGTETRLPLTELTHEIWHGFVPGVRPGRRYGYRVHGRWDPWTGARWNAAKLLLDPYARAVDGDFTLPAEVYGHVRDWPQQQVADTVRDERDSAPYVPKGVVVHDDDDWAEDRRPKTPWADSVIYELHVRGFTKRHPGIPEELRGTYAGLAHPAAIAHLKHLGVTAVELLPVHQFAHEDHLLRRGLRNYWGYNSIGYFAPHAGYSASGTAGQQVGEFKRMVRALHDAGIEVILDVVYNHTAEAGELGPMLSLRGIDNRGYYRLQSDARRYADYTGCGNTLHVVQPQVLRLITDSLRYWVTEMGVDGFRFDLAAALARSMHDVDMLSPFLAVIAQDPVLRRVKLIAEPWDVGNGGYQVGAFPPLWTEWNDRYRDAVRDFWRGALPDVRDLGYRLTGSSDLYAWGGRRPYASVNFVTAHDGFTLRDLVSYEHKHNEANEEGNRDGTSDNRSWNCGAEGESDDPGVNALRRRQLRNLLTTLLLSTGVPMLVAGDEMGRTQGGNNNAYCQDNEVSWLDWSLLEQPRWRALTELTARVLELRHRHPVLRRRAFFSGRAQAPDGLRDLAWFTRQGAEMTEEDWYAPAATVGLYLSGRDIPGRDARGEQVTDDSFLAVLHAGDRPAAFLLPGPPWAQGYELVLDTSREDQSEAPGTVHRGGAELTVPARSVLLLRVRE; translated from the coding sequence GTGTCGAGCGCAGCCGAGCAGGAGACAGTGCCGAAGACGGATACGACACCGGCCGGGACGGAGGCGGAGCGGCTCGCCGCCGGCCCCGGGCAGCGCCGGCCCGTCGTCTGGCCCGGGGCGCCGATGCCGCTCGGCGCCCGCTTCAGAGTGGGCCCGGACGGGGTCGCGGGCACCAACTTCGCGCTCTGGGCGGGCGGGGCGGAGGCCGTCGACCTCTGCCTCTTCGACGAGGACGGCACCGAGACCCGCCTCCCGCTGACCGAGCTGACCCATGAGATCTGGCACGGCTTCGTCCCCGGGGTGCGGCCCGGCCGGCGCTACGGCTACCGGGTGCACGGCCGCTGGGACCCGTGGACGGGCGCCCGGTGGAACGCGGCGAAGCTGCTGCTCGATCCGTACGCCCGGGCCGTCGACGGCGATTTCACCCTTCCGGCCGAGGTGTACGGCCATGTGAGGGACTGGCCCCAGCAGCAGGTCGCCGACACCGTCCGCGACGAACGGGACTCCGCTCCGTACGTGCCCAAGGGGGTCGTCGTCCACGACGACGACGACTGGGCCGAGGACCGGCGGCCCAAGACGCCGTGGGCCGACTCCGTCATCTACGAACTGCATGTGCGCGGCTTCACCAAGCGCCACCCCGGCATCCCCGAGGAGCTGCGGGGCACGTACGCCGGGCTCGCCCACCCGGCGGCGATCGCGCATCTCAAGCACCTCGGGGTGACGGCGGTGGAGCTGCTGCCGGTGCACCAGTTCGCCCACGAGGACCATCTGCTGCGGCGTGGGCTGCGCAACTACTGGGGCTACAACTCCATCGGCTACTTCGCCCCGCACGCCGGGTACTCCGCGAGCGGCACGGCGGGCCAGCAGGTCGGCGAGTTCAAGCGGATGGTCCGGGCACTGCACGACGCCGGGATCGAGGTGATCCTCGACGTCGTCTACAACCACACGGCGGAGGCGGGCGAGCTGGGCCCGATGCTCTCACTGCGCGGCATCGACAACCGCGGCTACTACCGGCTCCAGTCCGACGCCCGCCGGTACGCCGACTACACGGGCTGCGGCAACACCCTGCACGTGGTCCAGCCCCAGGTGCTGCGGCTGATCACCGACTCGCTGCGCTACTGGGTGACCGAGATGGGCGTCGACGGCTTCCGCTTCGACCTGGCGGCGGCGCTCGCCCGCTCGATGCACGACGTGGACATGCTCTCGCCGTTCCTCGCGGTGATCGCCCAGGACCCGGTGCTGCGCCGGGTGAAGCTGATCGCGGAGCCGTGGGACGTCGGCAACGGCGGCTACCAGGTGGGCGCGTTCCCGCCGCTGTGGACCGAGTGGAACGACCGCTACCGCGACGCCGTGCGGGACTTCTGGCGCGGCGCCCTGCCCGACGTACGGGACCTCGGCTACCGGCTGACCGGATCGAGCGACCTGTACGCCTGGGGCGGGCGCCGCCCGTACGCCTCGGTCAACTTCGTCACCGCGCACGACGGCTTCACCCTGCGCGACCTGGTGAGCTACGAGCACAAGCACAACGAGGCCAACGAGGAGGGCAACCGGGACGGCACCTCGGACAACCGCTCCTGGAACTGCGGCGCCGAGGGCGAGAGCGACGACCCCGGGGTCAACGCGCTGCGCCGCCGCCAGCTGCGCAATCTGCTGACCACCCTGCTGCTGTCGACCGGGGTTCCGATGCTCGTCGCGGGCGACGAGATGGGCCGCACCCAGGGCGGCAACAACAACGCCTACTGCCAGGACAACGAGGTCAGCTGGCTGGACTGGTCGCTCCTGGAGCAGCCGCGGTGGCGGGCGCTGACCGAGCTGACGGCCCGGGTGCTGGAGCTGCGCCACCGCCATCCGGTGCTGCGCCGCCGGGCGTTCTTCTCCGGCCGGGCGCAGGCCCCGGACGGGCTGCGGGACCTGGCGTGGTTCACCCGGCAGGGGGCGGAGATGACGGAGGAGGACTGGTACGCGCCGGCGGCGACGGTCGGGCTCTACCTCTCCGGCCGCGACATCCCGGGCCGGGACGCGCGCGGCGAGCAGGTGACCGACGACAGCTTCCTTGCGGTGCTGCACGCCGGGGACCGCCCGGCGGCCTTCCTGCTGCCGGGACCGCCGTGGGCGCAGGGGTACGAACTGGTCCTGGACACCTCGCGGGAGGACCAGTCCGAGGCGCCGGGCACGGTCCACCGGGGCGGCGCCGAACTGACGGTCCCGGCGCGGTCGGTGCTGCTGCTGCGGGTACGGGAGTGA
- a CDS encoding ABC transporter ATP-binding protein — MPEKHAEPKDRSVARSLLRLWPYVKPVRNRLAGAALVAVVASCLGLVIPLVLKWIVDGPVARQDPGGVWLGALYLLLLGVAEAGLFGLRRWLVARPLAGVEASMRADLYRHLQRLPAAFHDRWPSGQLLSRGTTDLMLLRMFLAFPLTFLLVNATTILVGFVILLVQEWTLGLILLAPVVPLVIICSVFETKYSVVARRAQDQVGDLTTVVEESVLGIRIVKGFGRHRSQAHAFRALALRLRGTELGKGRLLAAIWALITTLPELAIGAALVLGTVQVADGGLSAGTLVAFLSTALALRWPVESIGFLLAMSQESATATERFFEVMDVAEETQEAAVPGPGPKGADPGPGGMVFEGVEFRYPDAEEGSPPVLARIDLRIRPGETMALVGATGSGKTTLTSLVPRLYDTTAGRITLDGEDITAMPRERLRELVSVAFEDPTLFSASIGENVLMGADGAGEEELRRALSVAQADFVHDLPRGIDTQVGEQGLSLSGGQRQRLALARAVVGRPRFLVLDDPLSALDVHTETLVEAALRRVLEDTTAIVVAHRPSTVMLADRVALLSGGRISAVGTHHELLRDNAEYAWLMSGADLPADGDRAADDGVLGTHAPVEEGSTR, encoded by the coding sequence ATGCCCGAAAAACATGCAGAGCCCAAGGACCGGTCCGTCGCACGCTCCCTGCTGCGGCTGTGGCCGTATGTGAAGCCGGTACGGAACCGCCTGGCCGGCGCTGCCCTGGTCGCGGTGGTGGCCTCGTGTCTCGGTCTGGTGATCCCCCTCGTACTGAAGTGGATCGTGGACGGCCCGGTCGCCCGTCAGGACCCGGGCGGGGTCTGGCTCGGCGCGCTGTACCTGCTGCTCCTGGGGGTCGCGGAGGCGGGGCTGTTCGGGCTGCGGCGCTGGCTGGTGGCGCGTCCGCTGGCCGGTGTCGAGGCCTCGATGCGGGCCGATCTCTACCGCCATCTGCAACGGCTGCCGGCGGCCTTCCACGACCGCTGGCCGTCGGGCCAGCTGCTGTCGCGCGGGACGACGGACCTGATGCTGCTGCGGATGTTCCTGGCGTTCCCGCTGACCTTCCTGCTGGTCAACGCCACCACGATCCTGGTGGGTTTCGTGATCCTGCTGGTCCAGGAGTGGACGCTCGGCCTGATCCTGCTGGCCCCCGTCGTCCCGCTGGTGATCATCTGTTCCGTCTTCGAGACGAAGTACTCGGTGGTGGCGCGCAGGGCCCAGGACCAGGTCGGCGATCTGACGACGGTGGTCGAGGAGAGCGTGCTCGGCATCCGCATCGTCAAGGGCTTCGGCCGGCACCGCAGCCAGGCCCACGCCTTCCGCGCGCTGGCGCTGCGGCTGCGCGGCACGGAGCTGGGCAAGGGACGGCTGCTCGCGGCCATCTGGGCCCTCATCACGACGCTCCCCGAGCTGGCGATCGGGGCGGCACTGGTGCTCGGCACGGTCCAGGTCGCCGACGGCGGACTGTCGGCGGGCACCCTCGTCGCCTTCCTCTCGACGGCGCTGGCGCTGCGGTGGCCTGTCGAGTCGATCGGCTTCCTGCTGGCGATGAGCCAGGAGTCGGCGACCGCGACCGAGCGGTTCTTCGAGGTGATGGACGTGGCGGAGGAGACACAGGAGGCGGCGGTCCCGGGACCCGGCCCGAAGGGCGCGGACCCCGGCCCCGGCGGCATGGTCTTCGAGGGCGTCGAGTTCCGCTACCCGGACGCGGAGGAGGGCTCCCCGCCGGTCCTGGCCCGGATCGATCTGCGCATCCGGCCCGGCGAGACGATGGCCCTGGTCGGGGCCACGGGCTCCGGCAAGACCACGCTCACCTCGCTCGTACCCCGGCTGTACGACACCACGGCGGGCCGGATCACGCTGGACGGCGAGGACATCACCGCCATGCCGCGCGAACGGCTGCGGGAGCTGGTGTCGGTGGCTTTCGAGGACCCGACGCTCTTCTCGGCGAGCATCGGGGAGAACGTGCTGATGGGCGCGGACGGTGCGGGTGAGGAGGAGCTGCGCCGGGCGTTGTCGGTCGCCCAGGCCGACTTCGTCCACGACCTGCCGCGCGGGATCGACACCCAGGTCGGGGAGCAGGGGCTGAGTCTGTCGGGCGGTCAGCGCCAGCGCCTGGCACTGGCCAGGGCCGTCGTCGGGCGGCCTCGCTTCCTGGTGCTCGACGACCCGCTCTCCGCGCTGGACGTGCACACCGAGACGCTGGTCGAGGCGGCCCTGCGCCGCGTGCTGGAGGACACCACGGCGATCGTGGTCGCCCACCGGCCGTCCACCGTGATGCTGGCGGACCGGGTCGCCCTGCTGTCCGGGGGCCGGATCAGCGCGGTCGGCACCCATCACGAACTGCTGCGCGACAACGCCGAGTACGCCTGGCTGATGTCGGGCGCGGACCTCCCGGCCGACGGGGACCGCGCGGCGGACGACGGAGTCCTGGGCACGCACGCCCCGGTCGAGGAGGGCAGCACCCGATGA
- a CDS encoding Ig-like domain-containing protein: MNGQPISGASAGAGGRRRGRAATGLPALALGALLMLVTACGGGDTDGGNKDGKAGGARAEDTSASQAVVNVAPKDGSDSVATSGALKISAERGKLSTVKVSDPKGAEVEGEIAADGTSWEPDQHLASATKYKVHAVAKDANGRESAKDTTFTTLVPKNTFIGQYTPEDGSTVGVGMPVSIHFTRGITDPEAVEKAIKVTAEPAVPVEGHWFGNDRLDFRPENYWAAGTKVTVKLNLDGVEGRPGVYGKQAKTVSFTIGRRQVSTVDAKSHRMKVVRDGKQIKDIPISAGAPATTTYNGQMVISEKLRVTRMNGDTVGFGGEYDIKDVPHAMRLSTSGTFIHGNYWGGSGIFGTTNTSHGCVGMRDVRGGGDSGTPAAWFFNSSLIGDVVIVKNSHDKTIQPDNGLNGWNMSWSEWTK, encoded by the coding sequence TTGAACGGGCAGCCGATATCGGGGGCATCGGCCGGGGCGGGCGGCAGGCGGCGTGGCCGTGCGGCCACGGGTCTGCCGGCCCTGGCGTTGGGTGCGCTGCTGATGCTGGTGACGGCATGCGGCGGGGGAGACACCGACGGCGGGAACAAGGACGGCAAGGCCGGGGGAGCCAGGGCGGAGGACACCAGCGCCTCGCAGGCGGTGGTGAACGTCGCGCCCAAGGACGGGTCCGACTCGGTCGCCACGAGCGGGGCGCTGAAGATCTCGGCGGAGCGCGGGAAGCTCTCCACGGTCAAGGTCTCGGACCCCAAGGGGGCCGAGGTCGAGGGGGAGATCGCGGCGGACGGCACGAGCTGGGAGCCGGACCAGCATCTGGCCTCGGCCACCAAGTACAAGGTCCACGCGGTCGCCAAGGACGCGAACGGACGTGAGTCCGCCAAGGACACCACCTTCACCACGCTGGTCCCGAAGAACACCTTCATCGGCCAGTACACGCCGGAGGACGGCTCGACCGTCGGCGTCGGCATGCCCGTCTCCATCCACTTCACCCGGGGCATCACCGACCCCGAGGCCGTGGAGAAGGCCATCAAGGTGACGGCCGAGCCCGCCGTCCCGGTCGAGGGCCACTGGTTCGGCAACGACCGGCTGGACTTCCGCCCCGAGAACTACTGGGCCGCGGGCACCAAGGTGACCGTGAAGCTCAACCTGGACGGTGTCGAGGGACGCCCCGGCGTCTACGGCAAGCAGGCCAAGACGGTGTCCTTCACCATAGGCCGGCGCCAGGTCAGCACCGTCGACGCGAAGTCGCACCGGATGAAGGTCGTCCGCGACGGCAAGCAGATCAAGGACATACCGATCTCGGCGGGCGCCCCGGCCACCACCACCTACAACGGCCAGATGGTCATCAGCGAGAAGCTGCGGGTGACCCGGATGAACGGGGACACCGTCGGCTTCGGCGGTGAGTACGACATCAAGGACGTCCCGCACGCGATGCGGCTGTCCACGTCGGGCACCTTCATCCACGGCAACTACTGGGGCGGCTCCGGCATCTTCGGGACCACCAACACCAGCCACGGCTGCGTCGGCATGCGCGACGTGCGCGGCGGCGGCGACTCGGGCACTCCGGCGGCCTGGTTCTTCAACAGCTCGCTCATCGGTGACGTCGTGATCGTGAAGAACTCCCACGACAAGACGATCCAGCCGGACAACGGCCTCAACGGCTGGAACATGTCCTGGTCGGAGTGGACCAAGTAG